In Tsukamurella tyrosinosolvens, the genomic window GATCTTCTCGCGGATGCTGCGCACGTACTCGGGAACGGGCATGCTTCTAGAGGGTACGTACCGATCCGGGCGAAGGAGCGACATGCTGAGCGAGCTGATCGAGCGGGAGGTCGCGCAGGGACCGCTGCCGGGCGCCGTCGCGGCCTTCGACGATCCGGCGGGCCTGGAGATCGCCGCCGGGGGCGAGCGCGCGACCGGTGCGCCGATGACCCGCGACACCGTCTTCCGCATCGCGTCGCTGAGCAAGCCGATCCTCGCCGCGGCGGCGCTCGTGCACGTCGAACGCGGCACCGTCGGCCTCGACGATCCGGTGACGCGCTGGCTGCCCGAACTCGCCGAACTCCGCGTGCTCCGCGATCCGAGCGGCCCGCTGGACGACACCGTCCCCGCTGTCCGTCCCATCACCGTGCGGCACCTGCTCTCGTTCACCGGCGGCCTCGGCATGGTCTCCGACTTCTCCGCACCCCTGATGGAGGCGCTGTTCGGCACCCTGCACCAGGGACCCGCCGACCCGCTCGGCACGCCGCCGCCCGACGAGTGGCTCGCCGCCGCCGCGCGGCTCCCGCTGGCGCACCAGCCGGGGGAGGGATGGACCTACAACACCGGCGCCGACCTCCTCGGCGTGCTGCTTTCCCGCGCCGCCGGCGGCACGCTCGGCGAGGTGCTGCGCGACGCCGTGCTGGACCCGCTCGGCATGGCCGACACCGCCTTCCGGGCGACCGGGGCGATGCGGCCGCGGCTCGGTGACGCCGTGATGTCGACGCCGGAGGGGCTCGCGATCGTCGACCCCGCCGACGGCGCCTTCCTCGCCGAGCCGGTCTTCGAATCCGGTGGTGGCGGCCTGCTCTCGACGCTCGACGACCTGCTGCGCTTCGGGCGGATGCTGCGCGGCGCGGGGGAGTCCGACGGGGTGCGCGTGCTGAGTCCGGAGTCGGTGGCGGCGATGATGTCGGTGCAGGTGCCGCCGCAGCCCGGCAACGTCTTCCTCGACGGCGCCGCGTGGGGCTACGGCGGCGCGGTGGACGTCGACCGTGCCCGGCCGTGGAGCGTGCCGGGGCGGTACGGCTGGGTCGGCGGCTCGGGGACGGCGTTCTACTTCTACCCCGACTCGGGCAGGATCGCGGTGTGGCTCGGGCAGCTGCAGCTCGCCGGCCCCGCCGAGGGTGGACCGATCGAGCGGTTCTGCACCGCCGCGATAGCGAATTGATACCCCTAGGGGGTATTATCGATGGTGCGCGACGATCGGCGTTCGCGTCAGTTGTTGAAGGAGCGAGATATGGCAGTGGAGACCACCTACACCGTGACCGGCATGACCTGCGGGCACTGCGCGTCCTCGGTGCGCGAGGAGATCTCGGAGATCGGCGGCGTCACGGGCGTCGAGGTGAACGTCGAGACCGGTGCCGTCACGGTGGCCAGCGACGCCGAGCTGACGCGCGACGCCGTCGAGGCCGCCGTCAAGGAGGCCGGCTACACGCTGGTCTGAGCTACGGTGGGGGCATGTCTGAGCAGGGTTTCGGGGACTTCGAGTTCGAGCGCAAGTTCTTCGTGCGCGAGGTCCCCGAGGCCGCTGCCCTCGATCCCACGCCCACGCTCATCGTGCAGGCCTACCTGTTCGCCGCCGACGGGTACGCCGTCCGGGTCCGGGTGCAGGGGCCCGCACCGTCGGAGCTGACCGACGATCCCGGCGCGCTCGTCGACGCCCTCGACGGCGTGACCACCGGCACCATGACCGCCAAGGGGCCCGCGGTGAGCGGCACCCGGTACGAGGCCGAGCGCGAGCTCGACGCCCTGGTCGCCGGCCAGATCGTGCGCCGGGCCGAGCACGTCGTCGCCAAGGTCCGCTACTCCATGTGGCTCGGCGAGGACGGCTGGATCATCGACGACTTCCTCGGCGCCAACGCCCCGCTCGTGATGGCGGAGGTGGAGCGCGGCGGCCCCGTCGTCGACCTCGCGATCCCCGACTTCTGCGCCACCGAGGTCTCCGAGGACGAGCGCTTCCGCAACGAGTACCTCGCGCACGTCCCCTTCGGGGGCTGGTCCGAGACCTACGCCCGCGAGCTCGCACTGCTCGGCCCGCGCTTCGTGCACAGCCTGGGCGAGAACCGCCTCGGCGGCGTCTGAAACCCCTCCCGGCCCTCAGGGTGGCGGAGATCTCCGTCTCCGGGCGGTTGACGCGCTATGTATTAACGCTGTTAACTTAACGTCGTTAATACAATCGGAAGGGGACGCACGATGATCGACGCACTCACCCGCTTCGTCGCGCGCCGCGCGAAGGCCGTGCTGCTGCTGGCCGTGATCCTGCTCGCCGCGCTGGGCTTCGCGGGCGCCGGTGTCGCCGACAAGCTGCAGGCCGGTGGTTACGTCGACCCGCAGGCCGAGGCCATGCAGACCTACAACCGCATGGCCGACGACTTCCACCGCGGCGGGCTGCCGCTCGTCCTCGCCGTCTCCGCGCCCGAGGGGCAGGAGGCCACCGCGAGCGCCTACGGCCGCGGCCTGGTCGACCGGCTCAAGGCCGACGGCCGCGTCGAGAGCGTCGTCGACGGCTTCGCCACCCCGACGCCGATGCTGCTCAGCGAGGACAAGCGCACCGCGCTCATCGTCGCGTCGATCGCCGGCGGCGAGTCCCAGGCCCCGCTCAACGCGAAGGCCATCGTCGGCGACCTGCCGCAGCCGCCCCCGTCGGTCACCATGACCCCCGGCGGCCAGGCCTACAGCTACGCGCAGATCAACGACCAGTCCTCGAGCGACCTGCTGCTCGCCGAGGCGGTCGCCATCCCCATCACGTTCCTCGTGCTGGTGTGGGTCTTCGGCGGCCTGGTCGCCGCGGCGATCCCTGTGCTCATCGGCATCGCCGCGATCATCGCGACGACCGGCATCCTGCGCGCGTTCACCACGTTCACGGACGTGTCGATCTTCGCGCTCAATCTCACCACCGCCATGGGTCTCGCCCTCGCGATCGACTACACGCTGCTGGTGATCTCCCGCTACCGCGAGGAGGTGGCCGCGGGCAGCGACCGCCCGGAGGCGCTGCGCCGCACCATGAACACGGCCGGCCGCACGGTCCTCTTCTCCGCGGTCATCGTCGGCCTCTCGCTGGCCGCGATGGCGATCTTCCCCATGTACTTCCTTCGGTCCTTCGCCTACGCCGGCGTCGCCGTGGTCGTCTTCGCGGCGCTCGCGACGCTGATCCTCACGCCCGCGATCCTCACCGTGCTCGGCGACCGCGTGGACGCGCTGAAGATCGGCCGCCGCCGCGCCGAACCCGCGCCGCAGGACAGCCTCTTCTACCGCTTCACCCGCGGCGTGCTGCGTCGCGCCGTGCCCATCGGGCTGGCCCTCGTCGCGTTGCTGTTGATCCTCGGGACCCCGTTCCTGAGCATCCATTTCGGCTTCCCCGACGACCGCGTCCTGCCGAAGTCCTCGACCTCGCACCAGGTGGGCGACACCATCCGCTCCGACTTCGCCGAGGACGCCGCGGGCCAGGTCAGCGTCGTCCTCACCAGTCCCGTCGACGACGGTGCCGTGGCCGACTACGCCGTGCGCCTCTCGCAGGTCCCGGACACCGGGGCGGTGGTGGCCCCGTCGGGCACGTACCTCGCCGGGCAACGGGTGGCCGACGGTGACCCGACCGCACGGGCCGCGAACGGGACTGCGCTGCTGCTGGTCTCGTCGAAGCTCGACCCGCTGTCGCAGGCCGCGTCCGACCAGCTCGACCGGCTGCACGAGGTGCAGGCTCCCGCGCCCCCGACCTTCGGCGGCTCCGCGCAGCTCAACCGCGACTCGGTGCAGTCGATCCTCGATACGCTCCCGACGGTGCTCATCGTCATCGCGGTGACCACCTTCATCCTCCTGTTCCTGCTCACCGGTTCCCTGGTGCTGCCGCTCAAAGCCCTGGTGATGAACGTGATCTCGCTGTCGGCGGTGTTCGGCGCGCTGGTCGCGATCTTCCAGTGGGGCTGGCTCGGCGGACTCGACACCACGGTGACCGGCGCGATCATCGCGAACATGCCGGTGCTCATGTTCTGCATCGCCTTCGGTCTGTCGATGGACTACGAGGTGTTCCTGCTCTCCCGGATCAAGGAGTTCTGGGACCACTCCGAGGCGAAGGATCACGCCGCCAACGACGAGGCCGTCGCGATGGGCATCACCCGCACCGGCCGTGTGGTGACCGCCGCCGCGCTGCTCATGGCGATCGTCTTCGCCGCCATCGGCTTCGCGGGCGTCTCCTTCATGAAGATGTTCGGCGTGGGCATGATGATCGCGGTGCTGCTGGACGCCACTCTGATCCGCATGCTGCTCGTGCCCGCGTTCATGCGCGTGGCGGGCGTGTGGAACTGGTGGGCGCCCGCGCCGCTGAAGCGGCTGTACGACCGCGTCGGTCTGCGAGAATCGTAGGGCAATGGAACAGGGACGACGGCGGCGTAACAAGCGCGGCGACGGGGAACGCCTCGCCGCCGAGATCCTCGACGCCGCCACGGATCTGCTCATCGAGACGGGCAGTGCCGACGCGGTGTCGATCCGGGCGGTGGCGCAGCGCGCCGGCGTCACGCCGCCGTCGATCTACCTGCACTACCCGGACAAGGACGCGCTGCTCACCGCCGTCGTCGCGCGCTACCTCGGGCAGCTCGACGACGCCCTGTCGGAGGCCGAGGCCGGTGCGCCCACCCCGCTCGACGCGGCGCGGGCGCAGGGCCTCGCCTTCGTGCGGTTCGCGCTCGCGACCCCCGAGCTGTACCGGCTCGCGGCGATGACCCCGTCGGACTACGCCTCCGACGTCGACATCGTCCTGAACACCGCGGCCTTCGCGCACCTCGAGCAGAACGTGCGCGACCTGCAGGATGTGGGCTACTACCCGCCCGGCGACCCGCAGCCCATCGCGCTGCGCATGCTCAC contains:
- a CDS encoding serine hydrolase domain-containing protein, with the translated sequence MLSELIEREVAQGPLPGAVAAFDDPAGLEIAAGGERATGAPMTRDTVFRIASLSKPILAAAALVHVERGTVGLDDPVTRWLPELAELRVLRDPSGPLDDTVPAVRPITVRHLLSFTGGLGMVSDFSAPLMEALFGTLHQGPADPLGTPPPDEWLAAAARLPLAHQPGEGWTYNTGADLLGVLLSRAAGGTLGEVLRDAVLDPLGMADTAFRATGAMRPRLGDAVMSTPEGLAIVDPADGAFLAEPVFESGGGGLLSTLDDLLRFGRMLRGAGESDGVRVLSPESVAAMMSVQVPPQPGNVFLDGAAWGYGGAVDVDRARPWSVPGRYGWVGGSGTAFYFYPDSGRIAVWLGQLQLAGPAEGGPIERFCTAAIAN
- a CDS encoding heavy-metal-associated domain-containing protein, which encodes MAVETTYTVTGMTCGHCASSVREEISEIGGVTGVEVNVETGAVTVASDAELTRDAVEAAVKEAGYTLV
- a CDS encoding MMPL family transporter, coding for MIDALTRFVARRAKAVLLLAVILLAALGFAGAGVADKLQAGGYVDPQAEAMQTYNRMADDFHRGGLPLVLAVSAPEGQEATASAYGRGLVDRLKADGRVESVVDGFATPTPMLLSEDKRTALIVASIAGGESQAPLNAKAIVGDLPQPPPSVTMTPGGQAYSYAQINDQSSSDLLLAEAVAIPITFLVLVWVFGGLVAAAIPVLIGIAAIIATTGILRAFTTFTDVSIFALNLTTAMGLALAIDYTLLVISRYREEVAAGSDRPEALRRTMNTAGRTVLFSAVIVGLSLAAMAIFPMYFLRSFAYAGVAVVVFAALATLILTPAILTVLGDRVDALKIGRRRAEPAPQDSLFYRFTRGVLRRAVPIGLALVALLLILGTPFLSIHFGFPDDRVLPKSSTSHQVGDTIRSDFAEDAAGQVSVVLTSPVDDGAVADYAVRLSQVPDTGAVVAPSGTYLAGQRVADGDPTARAANGTALLLVSSKLDPLSQAASDQLDRLHEVQAPAPPTFGGSAQLNRDSVQSILDTLPTVLIVIAVTTFILLFLLTGSLVLPLKALVMNVISLSAVFGALVAIFQWGWLGGLDTTVTGAIIANMPVLMFCIAFGLSMDYEVFLLSRIKEFWDHSEAKDHAANDEAVAMGITRTGRVVTAAALLMAIVFAAIGFAGVSFMKMFGVGMMIAVLLDATLIRMLLVPAFMRVAGVWNWWAPAPLKRLYDRVGLRES
- a CDS encoding TetR/AcrR family transcriptional regulator — translated: MEQGRRRRNKRGDGERLAAEILDAATDLLIETGSADAVSIRAVAQRAGVTPPSIYLHYPDKDALLTAVVARYLGQLDDALSEAEAGAPTPLDAARAQGLAFVRFALATPELYRLAAMTPSDYASDVDIVLNTAAFAHLEQNVRDLQDVGYYPPGDPQPIALRMLTVVHGVASLLVAKPFLPWGDPMEYADRVISGACLGIALTAGMDELPDGAGALALVRELRGHGTAGPAAG